A single Bacteroidota bacterium DNA region contains:
- a CDS encoding transketolase — MATTKATESVADVKEFSREELQQIILNDYRIAIESREASLMGRKEVLTGKAKFGIFGDGKEIPQIAMAKQFKNGDFRSGYYRDQTFMMAIGELTLQQFFAQLYAHTDIEAEPASGGRQMNGHYATRSLNADGSWKEISKMKNSSADISPTAGQMPRLLGLAQASKVYRNNKDLKDFSKFTTGGNEVAFGTIGDASTSEGLFWETFNAAGVLQVPMAISVWDDGHGISVPKKYQTTKESISGILSGFQREQGTNGYEIFKVKAWNYADLINTYEEAIDVCRNEHVPVLIHVEEVTQPQGHSTSGSHERYKSKERLQWEAEYDCIKKMREWMIEQSIATPQILDSLESEARKVVREAKNAAWQAYLEPIKNEVTEVNGLLEQIITSSSKGDTISQIKKELASSIDPSRKDIFSAVRKVLRLTREESANSNRANLNHWLKKANQDCYERYNSCLYSESGTSALKVKALKVEYNESEQVDGREILRDNFDSILTKYPEVLIFGEDAGKIGGVNQGLEGLQAKYGEIRVSDTGIREATIIGQGIGMAMRGLRPIAEIQYLDYLLYALQILSDDLATLQYRTKGGQKAPLIIRTRGHRLEGIWHSGSPMGMIVGALRGIYVCVPRNMTQAAGFYNTLLQGDDPAIVIEPLNGYRLKENKPANFGEFKIPLGVPEVLNEGSDVTLVTYGSCCRIALDAAKNLLESGISVEVIDVQTLLPFDISQSLVESVKKTNRLVILDEDVEGGASGFILQQILEKQEAYKFLDSAPRTLTAKNHRPAYGTDGDYFSKPGIDDVFDIVYALMSEVNPLKFPAIY; from the coding sequence ATGGCCACAACTAAAGCAACAGAAAGCGTAGCAGATGTAAAAGAATTCTCAAGAGAGGAATTACAACAAATAATATTGAATGATTATAGGATAGCCATAGAAAGTCGTGAAGCTAGTTTAATGGGAAGAAAGGAAGTGCTTACAGGAAAGGCAAAATTTGGAATATTCGGAGATGGCAAGGAAATTCCTCAAATTGCTATGGCAAAACAATTCAAAAATGGTGATTTTCGCTCTGGTTATTACCGCGATCAAACCTTTATGATGGCCATTGGAGAATTAACTCTTCAACAGTTTTTTGCTCAACTTTATGCACATACGGATATTGAAGCAGAACCGGCCTCAGGCGGAAGACAAATGAATGGACATTATGCCACCAGAAGTCTTAATGCAGATGGTAGTTGGAAAGAAATTTCAAAAATGAAAAATTCATCTGCCGATATTTCTCCTACCGCTGGCCAAATGCCACGGTTATTAGGGCTGGCTCAGGCATCAAAGGTATACAGGAATAACAAGGATCTTAAGGATTTCAGCAAATTTACTACAGGAGGAAATGAAGTTGCTTTCGGTACCATTGGTGATGCCAGCACTTCGGAGGGCTTGTTTTGGGAAACATTTAATGCAGCTGGTGTTTTGCAAGTGCCTATGGCTATCTCTGTCTGGGATGATGGCCATGGAATTTCTGTGCCTAAAAAATACCAAACTACAAAAGAAAGCATTTCAGGTATACTATCGGGGTTTCAGCGTGAACAAGGAACCAACGGATATGAAATTTTCAAAGTAAAGGCATGGAATTATGCTGATTTAATTAATACTTATGAGGAAGCCATAGATGTTTGCAGGAATGAACATGTTCCTGTATTAATCCATGTGGAGGAAGTAACACAACCACAGGGCCATTCTACTTCCGGTTCACACGAAAGATACAAATCAAAAGAAAGACTCCAATGGGAGGCTGAATACGATTGCATTAAAAAAATGCGCGAATGGATGATTGAACAGTCCATTGCAACACCCCAAATTCTGGACTCCCTAGAATCAGAAGCAAGAAAAGTTGTAAGAGAGGCTAAAAATGCAGCATGGCAGGCTTACCTGGAACCAATAAAAAATGAAGTTACGGAGGTAAATGGCTTACTTGAACAAATTATTACCTCCAGTTCAAAAGGGGATACAATTTCACAAATTAAAAAAGAGCTGGCATCAAGTATTGATCCTTCCAGAAAAGATATATTTTCAGCAGTAAGAAAGGTGCTCCGATTAACACGGGAGGAATCCGCAAATTCCAATAGAGCTAATTTAAATCATTGGCTTAAAAAGGCAAACCAGGACTGCTATGAACGCTACAACTCCTGTTTGTATAGCGAATCGGGAACTTCTGCCTTAAAAGTAAAAGCGCTGAAAGTTGAATACAATGAATCGGAACAAGTAGATGGAAGAGAAATTCTTCGTGATAACTTTGACTCTATATTGACAAAATATCCTGAAGTGCTTATTTTTGGTGAAGATGCAGGTAAAATTGGAGGTGTTAATCAAGGATTAGAGGGACTACAGGCAAAGTATGGTGAAATAAGGGTTTCTGATACAGGAATACGAGAAGCGACTATTATTGGGCAGGGTATAGGAATGGCCATGCGTGGTTTGCGCCCAATAGCAGAAATTCAATACCTTGACTACCTTTTGTATGCATTGCAAATATTAAGTGATGATTTAGCCACACTTCAATACAGAACAAAGGGAGGACAAAAAGCTCCTTTAATTATTCGTACCAGAGGACATCGCCTGGAAGGCATTTGGCATTCCGGCTCTCCTATGGGAATGATTGTTGGCGCACTAAGAGGAATTTATGTTTGTGTACCAAGAAACATGACTCAGGCAGCAGGATTTTACAACACACTTTTACAAGGAGATGATCCTGCAATTGTTATTGAACCACTTAATGGATACAGGTTAAAAGAAAATAAGCCTGCTAATTTTGGTGAGTTTAAAATTCCCCTTGGAGTTCCCGAGGTATTAAATGAAGGATCGGATGTTACCCTGGTTACTTATGGTTCATGTTGCAGAATTGCACTGGATGCGGCTAAAAACCTTTTAGAATCAGGAATATCAGTAGAGGTAATTGATGTACAAACCTTGTTGCCTTTTGATATATCTCAATCCCTGGTGGAATCGGTTAAAAAAACAAACAGGCTTGTAATATTGGATGAGGATGTAGAAGGTGGGGCCTCTGGTTTTATTCTTCAACAAATTTTAGAGAAACAAGAGGCTTATAAATTTTTGGATTCAGCACCAAGAACCTTAACAGCAAAAAATCACAGGCCTGCTTATGGTACAGATGGTGATTATTTTTCAAAACCTGGTATTGACGATGTTTTTGATATTGTTTATGCTTTGATGAGTGAAGTTAACCCTTTAAAGTTTCCCGCCATTTACTAA
- a CDS encoding type IX secretion system membrane protein PorP/SprF, with amino-acid sequence MKKIILLLTLVIYTGVLLAQQQSMVSQYMFNGLFLNPGYTGSHGKVSTNLHYRSQWAGFDGAPKTSILSVDGMLKDNKNSLGLILSHDKIGVTSQSDLLLNYAYHIKTGTNSHLSLGLRGGFGIYGSDAGSLKVWDSEDEMFTNPTNNKFVPQAGFGAYYYSSNYFAGISIPTLIAYDKEESFNLDVQKSSIYHRHYYLHSGIVHTINDDVKIKPTVLIKYLPEAPVQADLNVNFLFYNMIWTGVSYRTGEAIVGIAEYQTDFGLRIGYSFDYTLKRIRNFSYGSHEILLGYDIVKKKSSSSNKNPRLL; translated from the coding sequence ATGAAAAAAATAATTTTACTTCTCACACTGGTTATTTATACAGGGGTTTTGCTCGCACAGCAGCAATCAATGGTAAGCCAGTATATGTTTAACGGTTTATTCTTAAACCCTGGTTATACAGGAAGCCATGGAAAAGTAAGCACCAACTTACATTACCGAAGCCAATGGGCAGGGTTTGATGGTGCTCCAAAAACAAGCATACTTTCAGTTGACGGAATGCTTAAGGATAATAAGAATTCTTTGGGGCTTATTTTAAGTCATGATAAAATTGGAGTTACAAGCCAAAGTGACCTGCTTTTAAATTATGCTTACCATATAAAAACAGGTACAAACAGTCACCTTTCATTGGGATTAAGAGGCGGGTTTGGAATTTATGGAAGTGATGCTGGTTCGTTGAAAGTTTGGGATTCTGAAGATGAAATGTTTACCAATCCAACTAACAACAAATTCGTTCCTCAAGCTGGTTTTGGCGCTTACTATTATTCCTCTAATTACTTTGCCGGAATTTCAATTCCCACTTTAATTGCTTATGATAAAGAGGAATCTTTTAATTTGGATGTGCAAAAATCATCTATCTACCACAGGCATTATTATTTACACTCTGGAATTGTACATACAATTAACGATGATGTAAAAATAAAACCAACAGTTTTAATTAAATACTTACCAGAGGCACCAGTTCAAGCTGATTTGAATGTTAATTTCTTGTTTTACAATATGATTTGGACTGGTGTTTCATACAGAACTGGGGAAGCAATTGTTGGAATTGCTGAATACCAAACTGATTTTGGTTTAAGGATTGGTTACTCCTTCGATTACACCTTAAAAAGAATAAGAAATTTTTCTTATGGCTCTCATGAAATTTTATTGGGATACGATATAGTTAAGAAAAAAAGCAGCAGCAGCAACAAAAACCCAAGGTTATTATAA
- a CDS encoding T9SS type A sorting domain-containing protein, translating into MENNKENSRRNFLRNSTLATLSATLFPGIVLSKPDFRPYKPLNCNPSTLDYYGQGPFYLNNAPVLTDGQLASATEAGTRLVISGVVRTLDCSQTIANAKIDIWQANDSGQYYNSSFDLRGVVYSNAQGFYLFETILPGKYLNGAKYRPRHIHFKITPSGHPTLTTQLYFQGDSDISEDAAASLSSGTYDATHRIIPITLNGNGKYEGTWDIVVDGSGSTGMGNPHLEKGMIYRVSPNPFYDSIEIEYGVFLPARVEVKIFNMSGNLIKDFNEGKLQPQKSKLRWEGGKDLPAGIYWVSLKINDMQVHYQKIVKS; encoded by the coding sequence ATGGAAAATAACAAAGAAAACAGCCGAAGGAATTTTTTACGAAATTCCACACTAGCCACTTTATCGGCCACTTTATTTCCGGGAATTGTACTGTCCAAACCAGATTTCAGGCCTTATAAACCGCTAAATTGCAATCCTTCCACATTAGATTATTACGGACAGGGCCCCTTTTACCTGAACAATGCGCCAGTTTTAACAGATGGCCAACTGGCTTCTGCCACTGAAGCTGGAACCAGGCTCGTAATCAGTGGTGTGGTAAGAACTCTTGATTGTTCCCAAACAATAGCCAATGCCAAAATAGACATCTGGCAGGCAAATGACTCAGGGCAATATTATAACTCCAGTTTTGATCTTAGGGGAGTTGTTTATTCAAATGCTCAGGGTTTTTATTTGTTTGAAACCATACTTCCCGGAAAATACCTGAACGGTGCAAAATACCGTCCCCGTCATATCCATTTTAAAATAACGCCTTCTGGCCACCCGACCTTAACAACCCAATTGTATTTTCAGGGCGATTCTGATATTTCCGAAGATGCGGCAGCTTCTCTCAGCAGCGGAACCTATGATGCCACCCACAGGATTATTCCTATTACATTGAACGGAAATGGTAAATATGAAGGAACCTGGGACATAGTGGTCGATGGCAGCGGCTCAACAGGAATGGGAAACCCTCACCTTGAAAAAGGAATGATCTATCGCGTTTCTCCTAACCCTTTTTATGATTCAATTGAGATTGAATACGGAGTTTTTCTGCCGGCAAGGGTGGAGGTAAAGATCTTTAATATGTCGGGAAATTTGATAAAAGATTTTAATGAGGGCAAACTCCAACCTCAGAAAAGCAAACTCAGGTGGGAGGGTGGAAAAGACCTTCCTGCTGGAATTTATTGGGTTTCCTTGAAAATAAACGATATGCAGGTGCATTACCAGAAAATAGTGAAATCCTGA
- a CDS encoding amidinotransferase, with product MNYKGKQELKDKGFQRQTTSTVLMIRPLNFGYNEQTALTNAFQVAPEPQGAKTIQEKALQEFDDFVEGLKKSGMEVITFNDTPSPYTPDSIFPNNWITFHEDGRIVLYPMEAHNRRLERKTQIISALESEYGFEISEIIDLSYFEKQDKYLEGTGSMILDRQNKIVYACLSTRTSPEVLELFCAHLGYTSICFQAFDQNDVPIYHTNVLMAVGEKIAIACLESISNEKEKENLLNSLLATGKTIVEISLKQMLNFAGNMLELKTTTGKPLLVMSKQGYESLTVDQINKIEAQATIFYADISHIEKYGGGSARCMMAEIFNPRKGS from the coding sequence ATGAATTACAAAGGTAAGCAGGAATTAAAGGATAAGGGATTTCAAAGACAGACAACATCTACTGTATTAATGATACGCCCGCTAAACTTTGGTTACAATGAACAAACTGCGTTAACAAATGCTTTCCAGGTTGCTCCCGAGCCACAAGGGGCAAAAACAATTCAGGAAAAAGCATTGCAGGAGTTCGATGATTTTGTGGAGGGATTAAAAAAATCAGGTATGGAAGTCATCACTTTTAATGATACCCCTTCGCCTTACACACCGGATTCAATATTTCCAAATAACTGGATTACTTTTCATGAAGATGGAAGAATTGTTCTTTATCCAATGGAAGCCCATAACAGGCGGCTGGAAAGAAAAACACAAATCATTAGCGCACTTGAATCTGAATATGGTTTTGAAATTTCAGAAATCATCGATCTCAGTTATTTTGAAAAGCAAGATAAATACTTAGAGGGAACGGGGAGTATGATTCTTGATAGGCAAAATAAAATAGTTTATGCCTGCCTTTCAACACGGACCAGTCCGGAGGTACTCGAATTATTTTGTGCGCATTTGGGCTATACTTCAATTTGTTTCCAGGCTTTTGATCAAAATGATGTTCCCATTTACCATACAAATGTTTTAATGGCAGTGGGTGAAAAAATTGCTATTGCCTGCCTTGAATCTATTTCAAATGAAAAGGAAAAGGAAAATTTACTTAATTCTTTACTTGCCACAGGAAAAACAATTGTTGAAATTAGCCTTAAACAAATGCTGAATTTTGCAGGAAATATGTTGGAATTAAAAACCACAACAGGAAAACCTTTGCTGGTAATGTCCAAACAAGGTTATGAATCATTGACTGTTGATCAAATAAATAAAATTGAAGCCCAAGCAACCATATTTTATGCCGACATCAGCCATATAGAAAAGTATGGAGGAGGCAGCGCCCGCTGTATGATGGCCGAGATTTTCAACCCCAGGAAGGGAAGTTGA
- a CDS encoding T9SS type A sorting domain-containing protein: MKSIISHLLHLLIFVSVNLFAQSPVADFTANNTTTCEGGCVNFTDLSTNAPGSLEWDFGDGTVSTLQNPQKCYAIAGTYTISLIATNASGSDTKTMLNYITVFPAPVVSISPSAPIICFGDSVTLIPSVNMQVTYVWSPPDGLSGTIIANPTAFPSSTTTYTLLVTSLEGCTNNENVTVTVAPAINISVNATHVSCPGLCDGEISVFASGGTPPYAYEWNPGGIMPAVVTGICPGTYTVLITDVQGCQKLDSVTINGPPQILINASSSDVSCIGYCNGSVSANVSGGSGSYTYLWMPGGITVPNYSNLCPGIKTLFVTDDNGCTDSASVIISEPLAIVSNISGTDVSCYGFCDGQASVSPTGGNLPYSYQWSPAGMTTSIVAGICMGTYTVLITDVQGCQKLDSITINGPSPIVSNISGTDVSCSGFCDGQAAVNPTGGNPLYTYQWNNGVNAPQISGACSGTYVVLITDEQGCQKMDTVIINEQPQILISFTTIQPSCGQCDGLATVYPTGGTAPYFYSWNTIPVQTGQTAVFCYIVSPFIVTVTDSDGCEAIDSLIASSNCDSIWPGDANNDMIANNDDLLPIGIAYGETGPVRTGASILWEGQVAENWMDTLSTGVNFKHIDTNGDGIINSDDTLAIYQNYGLIHQKWPASSSGSASDPEIYFEFPSDTIGQNQEIEIMVYFGTSTNEVTDVYGIAFSIDYDPLLVDSGSVRMDPEACWMGDYGISLISFQKDMYSFGRLDAAITRINQTNTSGYGPLAKITIVTTDNLAGKTGIYQDFSLSISNLTIISINGDTLNANVTPGSVVVTDQIISVNESEKKSSLKVYPNPATSVLNVVARGFSDSSAISITDVLGRQVLNKRISSGNNVISEKIDVSMLNAGVYFISLEKQAEKVKLIITKN, translated from the coding sequence ATGAAAAGTATTATAAGCCACCTGCTCCATTTACTGATTTTTGTTTCGGTAAATTTGTTTGCCCAGTCCCCAGTGGCTGACTTTACTGCAAACAATACAACCACCTGTGAAGGAGGCTGTGTAAATTTTACAGATTTAAGCACTAATGCACCAGGCTCCTTGGAATGGGATTTTGGGGATGGCACAGTTTCCACTTTACAAAACCCTCAAAAGTGCTATGCAATTGCGGGAACATATACAATTTCTTTAATCGCGACCAATGCAAGCGGGAGTGATACAAAAACAATGCTTAATTATATAACAGTTTTTCCTGCTCCTGTTGTTTCAATAAGCCCTTCTGCTCCGATAATTTGCTTTGGAGATTCTGTTACATTAATACCCTCTGTAAATATGCAGGTGACCTATGTATGGTCTCCCCCTGATGGCTTGAGTGGTACGATAATAGCAAATCCAACAGCTTTTCCTTCCTCCACAACCACTTATACATTATTGGTTACCTCACTGGAAGGTTGCACAAACAATGAAAATGTTACGGTAACAGTAGCACCAGCCATAAATATTTCTGTAAATGCCACCCATGTGAGTTGTCCTGGACTTTGTGATGGAGAAATTTCTGTTTTTGCCTCAGGTGGAACACCACCTTATGCCTATGAATGGAATCCTGGTGGAATAATGCCTGCGGTTGTTACAGGTATCTGTCCGGGAACTTATACGGTATTAATTACGGATGTACAAGGTTGTCAAAAATTGGATAGTGTAACTATAAATGGGCCACCGCAGATTTTAATTAATGCCAGTTCATCAGATGTCAGTTGCATTGGCTATTGCAATGGGAGTGTTTCAGCAAATGTTTCAGGAGGTTCAGGAAGTTATACTTATTTGTGGATGCCAGGAGGAATTACAGTTCCAAACTATTCAAACTTATGTCCTGGAATAAAAACTTTGTTTGTAACGGATGATAATGGTTGTACAGATTCTGCATCTGTAATTATTAGCGAACCATTAGCTATTGTTTCCAATATCAGTGGAACAGATGTGAGCTGTTATGGCTTTTGTGATGGGCAAGCTTCGGTTTCTCCCACAGGAGGGAATCTACCTTATTCTTATCAATGGAGTCCTGCTGGAATGACGACTTCGATTGTTGCAGGTATCTGTATGGGAACTTATACGGTATTAATTACAGATGTACAAGGTTGTCAAAAATTGGACAGTATAACTATAAATGGGCCTTCTCCCATTGTTTCCAATATCAGCGGAACAGATGTGAGTTGTTCTGGCTTTTGTGATGGACAAGCGGCAGTAAACCCAACGGGTGGAAATCCTCTTTATACCTATCAATGGAACAATGGGGTGAATGCCCCTCAAATTTCGGGTGCTTGTTCGGGAACTTATGTGGTATTAATTACGGATGAACAAGGTTGTCAAAAAATGGATACTGTAATTATAAATGAGCAACCGCAGATTTTAATTTCTTTTACAACTATTCAACCCTCCTGTGGCCAATGCGATGGATTGGCAACTGTTTATCCAACAGGAGGGACAGCTCCTTATTTCTACTCCTGGAATACTATTCCTGTTCAAACAGGGCAAACAGCGGTATTTTGTTACATTGTTTCCCCTTTTATTGTAACAGTAACTGATTCAGATGGATGCGAAGCTATTGATTCTTTAATTGCATCCTCTAACTGCGATTCCATCTGGCCCGGTGATGCAAATAACGATATGATTGCCAACAACGATGACCTCTTGCCCATTGGTATTGCCTATGGTGAAACTGGGCCGGTAAGAACAGGAGCAAGCATTTTGTGGGAAGGGCAAGTTGCAGAAAACTGGATGGATACCTTAAGCACTGGTGTGAACTTTAAACACATAGATACAAACGGAGATGGAATCATCAACAGCGATGATACTCTTGCCATTTACCAGAATTACGGTTTAATACACCAGAAATGGCCTGCATCTTCTTCTGGAAGCGCCTCGGATCCTGAAATTTATTTTGAGTTTCCTTCTGATACTATTGGCCAAAACCAGGAAATTGAAATAATGGTGTATTTTGGGACTTCCACAAATGAAGTTACAGATGTTTATGGAATTGCCTTTTCAATTGATTATGATCCTTTACTGGTGGATTCCGGCTCTGTCAGGATGGACCCTGAAGCCTGCTGGATGGGGGATTACGGTATCAGTCTGATAAGTTTTCAAAAAGATATGTATTCATTTGGCCGGTTGGATGCAGCCATCACCCGGATTAATCAAACAAATACTTCAGGTTATGGCCCCCTTGCAAAAATCACTATTGTTACTACTGATAATTTGGCAGGAAAAACCGGAATTTATCAAGATTTTTCGCTGAGCATTTCTAACCTTACCATTATTTCAATTAACGGAGATACTTTAAATGCCAATGTTACTCCGGGAAGTGTGGTAGTTACTGACCAGATTATTTCTGTTAATGAATCGGAAAAGAAATCCTCCTTAAAGGTTTATCCTAATCCTGCAACTTCAGTTTTAAATGTAGTTGCAAGGGGTTTTTCGGATTCTTCAGCCATCAGCATTACAGATGTTTTGGGCAGGCAGGTCCTAAACAAAAGGATAAGCTCTGGAAACAATGTCATTTCAGAAAAGATAGATGTTTCAATGCTTAATGCAGGGGTTTATTTTATTTCGCTGGAAAAACAGGCTGAAAAAGTAAAACTGATAATCACGAAAAATTAA
- a CDS encoding gliding motility-associated C-terminal domain-containing protein: MKKTNYYGKFQLLLYLAIFTLFTTEKSFSQCDSTVPYFEVDFTGNPEGTWISPSHSRKGLCCSASGSKLCTSFMITLDTLAVAVKVEIIEGAMPSGALYYQINCGPDVMIGEEICISGVGPHFITFCKPGTNVNKYKISSIAIPTFPPDDYSRVICNREIKTFGLDYSTITLNSIYPGEAGEYNHYLSCTSACSTIYFSPDSLAPEYIDYSICGYPIADKCGFTQTLCDTFRIYILPGLSATISPSNAALCPGNSGTMISSFANGGDGNYSYSWRDSNGTIVSTSSDYFATAAGNYTLEIKDGLSEDGCNSLLITVPVTTTTPIEAEIINIEKVLCTGENNGSAAVQVTGGIGVYSYSWNTSPVQTSNTATGLSAGNYEVIINDSNECSTPLKLSVTITEPEDSLNVSLVLQENNKCKGDSIGEIAVLTTGGSGNYTYVWNTSPVQNTAHITNLTSGNYTLEVFDTNGCLTPIDITVNITEPSNSLTANIGTQLNVLCKGDLNGEATVVATGGSGNYNYEWSTSPVQFTSTVNGLSEGSYNVLVSDTNGCESKITLSVNITEPENLYVVASIEPAKCNENSGKISVNVNGGTAPYSYSWNNGSSESEIIDLTSGLYNVTVIDNNNCEQQLMISLDEISAMQLSAESENVSCNGLNNGSALINVSNGAAPYEFEWSNGATTSQLTDLSAGTYEVTIRDKDNCKTTRQITINQPEVLSVNLTASVFTNTFNISAYNGSDGAINIDPSGGAQPYSYKWSTGAITSDISNLKAGIYEVSITDANGCTTTASAVLNEPLMLEMPTGFSPNNSGKNDSFIIKGIEEFPNNNFTVFNRWGNEVYTMENYMNEWNGTNNKGEVLPTGTYFVLLIINNGDTMLKGFVDLRK; encoded by the coding sequence ATGAAGAAAACTAATTACTATGGTAAATTTCAGCTGTTACTGTATTTGGCTATTTTTACTTTGTTCACTACGGAAAAATCATTTTCCCAATGTGATTCTACCGTTCCTTATTTTGAAGTAGATTTTACAGGAAACCCAGAAGGAACTTGGATTTCTCCTTCTCACAGTAGAAAAGGATTGTGTTGTTCTGCTTCCGGTTCAAAACTTTGCACTTCTTTCATGATAACTCTTGACACTCTTGCGGTAGCCGTGAAAGTAGAAATAATAGAGGGCGCAATGCCATCTGGAGCACTTTATTATCAAATTAATTGCGGCCCTGATGTGATGATAGGAGAAGAAATTTGTATAAGTGGGGTTGGCCCTCATTTTATTACATTTTGCAAACCTGGCACAAATGTTAATAAATATAAGATTAGTTCAATAGCAATCCCAACTTTTCCGCCTGATGACTACTCAAGAGTTATTTGCAATAGGGAAATTAAAACATTTGGTTTAGATTATTCTACAATTACTTTAAACTCCATTTACCCAGGAGAAGCAGGGGAATACAATCATTATCTAAGCTGTACCAGTGCTTGTTCTACTATTTATTTTTCACCCGATTCTTTGGCCCCAGAATATATAGATTATTCAATTTGTGGTTATCCCATTGCCGATAAATGCGGTTTTACTCAAACACTTTGTGATACTTTCAGGATTTATATTTTACCTGGGTTATCGGCAACCATTTCTCCTAGCAATGCAGCGCTTTGTCCAGGAAACTCTGGAACTATGATTTCTAGCTTTGCAAATGGTGGCGATGGTAATTATTCATATAGCTGGAGAGACTCAAATGGAACAATTGTTTCCACATCTTCTGATTATTTTGCAACCGCTGCAGGAAATTACACGCTTGAAATAAAAGATGGATTAAGTGAGGACGGTTGCAATTCATTGTTAATTACTGTTCCTGTAACAACAACAACTCCTATTGAAGCAGAGATAATAAATATTGAAAAGGTATTATGTACAGGCGAGAACAATGGTTCTGCTGCAGTACAGGTTACCGGAGGTATTGGGGTTTATTCCTATTCATGGAATACTTCCCCTGTTCAAACTTCAAATACAGCAACAGGTTTATCAGCAGGAAATTACGAAGTTATTATTAATGATAGTAATGAATGTTCTACCCCACTTAAACTTTCAGTAACTATAACAGAACCCGAAGATTCATTAAATGTTTCTCTTGTTTTACAGGAAAACAATAAATGTAAAGGAGATTCTATTGGAGAAATTGCTGTTCTTACTACAGGGGGAAGCGGAAATTACACTTACGTGTGGAATACTTCGCCTGTCCAAAATACTGCTCATATAACCAATTTAACATCTGGTAATTATACCCTTGAAGTTTTTGATACAAATGGTTGCCTTACACCCATAGATATTACTGTAAATATAACTGAACCTTCTAATTCGTTAACTGCTAACATCGGTACTCAGCTAAATGTTTTATGCAAAGGTGATTTAAATGGTGAGGCAACGGTTGTGGCTACAGGTGGAAGTGGAAATTATAATTATGAATGGAGTACTTCACCCGTTCAATTTACTTCAACGGTTAATGGCCTTTCAGAAGGCTCATACAATGTTTTGGTCTCTGATACCAATGGTTGTGAAAGTAAGATCACTTTATCGGTAAACATAACCGAACCTGAAAACTTATATGTGGTTGCTTCCATAGAACCTGCAAAATGCAATGAAAACAGTGGCAAAATTTCGGTGAATGTCAATGGCGGAACCGCTCCCTACTCCTATTCCTGGAATAATGGTAGCAGTGAAAGTGAAATTATTGATTTAACCAGCGGGTTGTATAATGTTACAGTTATTGATAACAATAATTGTGAACAACAACTCATGATATCTTTAGATGAAATATCTGCAATGCAATTAAGCGCAGAATCAGAAAATGTTAGTTGCAATGGCTTAAACAATGGATCTGCCTTAATCAATGTAAGCAATGGAGCTGCTCCCTACGAGTTTGAATGGAGCAATGGCGCAACTACTTCTCAATTAACAGATTTATCAGCAGGCACTTATGAAGTAACAATAAGGGATAAAGACAATTGCAAAACAACGCGACAAATAACTATAAATCAACCGGAGGTTTTATCGGTTAACTTAACAGCATCAGTTTTTACAAATACTTTTAATATTAGTGCATACAATGGAAGTGATGGAGCTATAAATATTGATCCATCAGGAGGGGCTCAACCATATTCTTATAAATGGTCAACAGGCGCTATTACCTCTGATATAAGTAATTTAAAGGCTGGTATCTATGAAGTTTCTATAACCGATGCAAATGGTTGTACAACAACAGCAAGCGCAGTACTAAACGAACCATTAATGCTTGAAATGCCAACCGGCTTTTCCCCTAACAACAGTGGTAAAAACGATAGTTTTATTATTAAAGGAATTGAAGAATTCCCGAACAATAACTTTACTGTTTTTAACAGATGGGGAAATGAAGTTTATACTATGGAAAACTACATGAATGAGTGGAACGGGACCAATAACAAAGGAGAAGTTCTTCCCACAGGAACCTATTTTGTTCTATTAATTATAAATAATGGAGATACAATGCTGAAAGGTTTTGTTGATTTAAGAAAATAA